From Actinoplanes oblitus, a single genomic window includes:
- the aepX gene encoding phosphoenolpyruvate mutase has product MSDRLRQLICRDEVLYIMEAHNALSAKIAVESGFEALWASGLTISATMGLRDRNEASWTQVLDVVEMITDFVPQPVLFDGDTGFGDANNVSRLVRKLCQRNVQGVCIEDKLFPKQNSFLGNAQPLLAVEDFCEKIKRGKDAQTDDDFVLVARVEALIAGHGLGEALDRAFRYHESGADAILIHSKKSDGEEILQFLDRWRNRCPVIIVPTKYHATPTKLFVERDVAAIIWANHSLRASISAMRSITDQICRGRSVTEIETRIASLEQLFQLTNESSA; this is encoded by the coding sequence ATGTCTGACCGGCTGCGCCAATTGATATGCCGCGACGAAGTGCTGTACATCATGGAGGCGCACAACGCCCTGAGCGCGAAGATCGCCGTGGAGTCGGGGTTCGAGGCGCTCTGGGCCTCCGGCCTCACCATCTCCGCGACCATGGGCCTCCGCGATCGGAACGAGGCCTCCTGGACCCAGGTGCTGGACGTCGTGGAAATGATCACCGACTTCGTCCCCCAGCCGGTTCTCTTCGACGGGGACACCGGATTCGGCGACGCCAACAACGTCAGTCGCCTGGTCCGGAAGCTGTGCCAGCGAAACGTCCAGGGCGTCTGCATCGAGGACAAGCTCTTCCCCAAGCAGAATTCATTCCTGGGAAATGCCCAGCCGCTCCTCGCGGTCGAAGATTTCTGCGAGAAGATCAAACGCGGCAAGGATGCGCAGACGGACGACGACTTCGTTCTGGTCGCGCGAGTCGAGGCGCTGATAGCCGGGCACGGCCTGGGCGAGGCACTCGATCGGGCATTCCGATATCACGAGTCCGGCGCCGACGCCATATTAATCCACTCCAAGAAATCCGACGGGGAGGAGATCCTGCAATTCCTGGACCGCTGGCGGAATCGATGCCCGGTCATCATCGTGCCCACGAAGTACCACGCCACTCCGACCAAGCTGTTCGTCGAGCGCGATGTCGCCGCCATCATCTGGGCCAACCACAGTCTCCGGGCCTCGATCTCGGCGATGCGCAGCATCACCGACCAGATCTGTCGCGGCCGGTCGGTGACGGAGATCGAGACGCGGATCGCCAGCCTGGAACAGCTGTTCCAGTTGACGAACGAGTCCTCCGCGTGA
- the aepY gene encoding phosphonopyruvate decarboxylase, producing MTDATALLRRLVERGATFFTGVPCSHLDPLLSQVLGRSDVRYVAAAGEGEAVALCAGSWLTGRLGVVMCQNSGLGNMVNPLTSLAASSGIPCLLIVSWRGEPGRPDEPQHELMGRMTTGLLDLMEIGWRHLPPSDAALPGVLDEVFAHVASTRRPYAILVRPGDLTAGGGGARPRPAQVPAGLPSRHEALTRIAGVLAPEAVVVATTGKCGREFHSIRDRERNFYCVGAMGYANAIAHGIALGTREPVYVLDGDGALLMHLGNLSTIGATRPPALTHIVLDNGTYDSTGGQVTSAGTVDFAATARACGYPRAVACADLDDLARHLTRRIASGPVLLHLRIRPGSVEKLGRPNRRPPEIAERLRYAMATHRATDAPAAVPAPEGMTDACTSQF from the coding sequence ATGACCGACGCCACGGCGCTCCTGCGCCGGCTCGTGGAGCGGGGAGCGACCTTCTTCACCGGCGTTCCGTGCAGTCACCTGGACCCGCTGCTGTCGCAGGTCCTCGGCCGGTCCGACGTCCGTTACGTCGCCGCCGCCGGCGAGGGCGAAGCGGTGGCACTGTGCGCGGGCAGCTGGCTGACCGGCCGCCTCGGCGTGGTGATGTGCCAGAACTCGGGCCTGGGCAACATGGTCAACCCGCTCACCTCACTCGCCGCCAGCAGCGGGATCCCCTGCCTGCTGATCGTGTCCTGGCGGGGCGAGCCGGGCCGGCCGGACGAGCCGCAGCACGAGCTGATGGGCAGGATGACGACCGGACTGCTCGATCTCATGGAGATCGGGTGGCGGCACCTGCCGCCCTCGGACGCGGCTCTGCCCGGCGTCCTGGACGAGGTGTTCGCGCACGTCGCGAGCACCCGCCGGCCGTACGCGATACTGGTCCGGCCGGGCGACCTGACCGCCGGGGGTGGCGGAGCGCGTCCACGCCCCGCCCAGGTGCCCGCCGGGTTGCCGTCCCGGCACGAGGCCCTGACCCGGATCGCCGGGGTGCTGGCTCCCGAAGCGGTGGTCGTCGCCACGACCGGCAAGTGCGGGCGCGAGTTCCACTCGATCCGGGACCGGGAACGCAACTTCTACTGCGTGGGCGCGATGGGTTACGCCAACGCCATCGCGCACGGTATCGCGCTCGGTACGCGTGAACCCGTCTACGTCCTCGACGGCGACGGCGCCCTGCTGATGCACCTGGGCAACCTGTCCACGATCGGCGCGACCCGGCCGCCGGCGCTCACCCACATCGTCCTCGACAACGGGACCTACGACTCGACCGGCGGCCAGGTCACGTCGGCGGGCACGGTGGACTTCGCCGCGACGGCCCGGGCGTGCGGATATCCCCGGGCCGTGGCGTGCGCGGACCTCGACGATCTGGCCCGGCACCTCACCCGCCGCATCGCCTCCGGGCCGGTCCTGTTGCACCTGCGGATCAGACCGGGCTCGGTGGAGAAGCTGGGACGGCCGAACCGCCGGCCCCCGGAGATCGCCGAACGACTCAGGTACGCGATGGCGACGCATCGGGCAACCGACGCGCCGGCAGCCGTACCCGCACCTGAAGGGATGACTGACGCATGCACGTCGCAGTTCTGA
- a CDS encoding phosphocholine cytidylyltransferase family protein, giving the protein MHVAVLMAGIGTRLSPLTESCHKSMLSLGGRRIIDYQLDILRQAGVSSLTVVTGHGGPQLEDHLAVAGQRIDYTVVDNTHYADRNLDWSAFLALSQAPGDTIYMEGDLLVPAAGFEQLWASRADLTIVVDSSVPSSRPDTLVLSDGVQPRRLLFFEHEVAHYDGPMEVLGELVCLVKLSAAAREHVVRALGEQPFVGPMQLYRIFDEALSHLSAAVIDIKGLPWVEIDNLDDLRRAGDLVDSIVTN; this is encoded by the coding sequence ATGCACGTCGCAGTTCTGATGGCAGGCATCGGAACACGGCTCTCACCGCTCACCGAGAGCTGCCACAAGTCGATGCTGAGCCTCGGCGGCCGCCGCATCATCGACTACCAACTGGACATCCTCCGGCAGGCGGGCGTGTCGTCGCTCACCGTGGTGACCGGCCACGGCGGACCGCAGCTCGAGGACCACCTCGCTGTGGCCGGGCAGCGGATCGACTACACCGTCGTGGACAACACCCACTACGCCGACCGCAACCTCGACTGGAGCGCCTTCCTGGCGCTGTCCCAGGCCCCGGGCGACACCATCTACATGGAGGGCGACCTGCTGGTCCCCGCCGCCGGCTTCGAGCAGCTCTGGGCGAGCCGGGCCGATCTGACCATCGTCGTCGACTCGTCGGTGCCCAGCTCACGGCCCGACACGCTGGTCCTGTCCGATGGCGTCCAGCCGCGCCGGCTGCTGTTCTTCGAGCACGAGGTGGCTCACTACGACGGCCCGATGGAGGTGCTGGGCGAGCTGGTCTGCCTGGTGAAACTGAGCGCCGCGGCCCGGGAGCACGTGGTCCGCGCCCTCGGTGAGCAGCCGTTCGTCGGCCCCATGCAGCTGTACCGGATCTTCGACGAGGCCCTGTCGCACCTGAGCGCCGCGGTGATCGACATCAAGGGGCTGCCGTGGGTGGAGATCGACAACCTGGACGACCTGCGGCGCGCGGGCGACCTCGTGGACTCGATCGTGACCAACTGA
- a CDS encoding pyridoxal phosphate-dependent aminotransferase produces the protein MSEYASKAISARAKLLPDVCNLSIGEPEFGPPEHLVDRVLADDLTRAALLDAVNRYEHSAGSAELRQAIADWYQRRYGMIVDPDTEIIVTHGGVEAIALALLSATDDGDPVAITDPSYMLYERSVATLGRTPVSFRRPAADCEFQALAGDDASFARDFGGARAVIVNSPENPTGYMLTADEWALLGDIAARNDAWIIHDEVYDTMAFDRPHLPARGVEAVGDRAIMINSCSKKFGTPGLRIGWMVARRDLIEVAKKAHDYLYLGVNILFERIALRMLQDPAIEQWFAGNNARLRERRNIAISALTPEQGYSWNRAPKGGMFLLPDVTAMHRRLPAAVRDADRSVGATVASYLLDERQVAVVPGEVYGPSVDQHVRLVLCGDEKTFRLAVERLARPLPAG, from the coding sequence ATGTCGGAGTACGCGTCCAAGGCGATATCGGCGAGGGCGAAGCTGTTGCCCGACGTCTGCAACCTGAGCATCGGGGAACCGGAGTTCGGGCCGCCGGAACACCTGGTCGACCGGGTCCTGGCCGACGACCTCACCCGGGCGGCGCTGCTGGACGCGGTGAACCGGTACGAGCACTCGGCCGGCTCCGCCGAGCTGCGACAGGCCATCGCCGACTGGTACCAGCGCCGGTACGGCATGATCGTCGACCCGGACACCGAGATCATCGTGACGCACGGCGGCGTCGAGGCGATCGCGCTCGCGCTGCTCTCCGCCACCGACGACGGTGATCCGGTGGCGATCACCGACCCCTCGTACATGCTGTACGAACGCTCGGTGGCGACGCTGGGCCGCACGCCGGTCAGCTTCCGCCGCCCGGCGGCCGACTGTGAGTTCCAGGCGCTGGCCGGCGACGACGCCTCCTTCGCCCGTGACTTCGGCGGCGCGCGGGCCGTCATCGTCAACTCACCGGAGAACCCGACCGGTTACATGCTGACCGCCGACGAGTGGGCCCTGCTGGGCGACATCGCGGCGCGCAACGACGCGTGGATCATCCACGACGAGGTGTACGACACGATGGCCTTCGATCGGCCGCACCTGCCCGCCCGCGGTGTCGAGGCGGTGGGCGACCGAGCCATCATGATCAACAGCTGCTCGAAGAAGTTCGGCACCCCGGGCCTGCGCATCGGGTGGATGGTCGCCCGGCGTGACCTGATCGAGGTGGCGAAGAAGGCACACGACTACCTGTACCTCGGCGTCAACATCCTGTTCGAGAGGATCGCGCTGCGCATGCTGCAGGACCCCGCGATCGAGCAGTGGTTCGCCGGCAACAACGCACGCCTGCGGGAGCGGCGGAACATCGCGATCAGCGCGCTCACGCCGGAGCAGGGGTACTCCTGGAACCGGGCACCCAAGGGCGGGATGTTCCTGCTCCCCGACGTCACCGCGATGCACCGGCGGCTGCCCGCGGCGGTGCGGGACGCGGACCGGTCGGTGGGCGCCACGGTGGCGAGCTACCTGCTCGACGAGCGGCAGGTGGCGGTGGTGCCGGGCGAGGTGTACGGCCCCTCCGTCGACCAGCACGTCCGCCTGGTCCTGTGCGGCGACGAGAAGACCTTCCGCCTCGCCGTGGAGCGCCTGGCCAGGCCGTTGCCGGCCGGCTAG
- a CDS encoding MFS transporter, which produces MNTTPRRAGPPVSARGRGRELIGLWSNTLFSVSASTFLYLFFAIDVHHRTSSVLLSNLVLVAPVALPALGSPMIHRICAGGDPRRVLSVAMWLGGLACATAAALLPVLGGVLIPLCLVIGFVDTVQRVGRLVVINRCMSRENLRPAVPVAFSAQFASGCVVAGLIYAGAGSRISPQLALGVSGTGFVLAALTAHLIGAPRDAGRAAGGHTGGYRELLVAEFRALAANGRLRHAFVSFVVLTILFQGYYNLTRVALPLTTFGGSTAITGAVQFLSSFAALVAAVAFLAAGRRIVLGNGFTCCLAAVLMVGVAVTGHPPLFLGLYFLFMFTFELVFMQRQAAIVEAADASTVALVSTSQIALIYLGMTVVVVLGSYFTATVAVRSAAVAFCLSVVGFWALYAAPRDRRLRSRDHLDPDRQVTR; this is translated from the coding sequence ATGAACACGACTCCGCGCCGGGCCGGTCCGCCCGTCTCCGCCCGGGGCCGGGGCCGTGAACTGATCGGCCTCTGGTCGAACACCCTGTTCAGCGTCTCCGCGAGCACGTTCCTGTATCTCTTCTTCGCCATCGACGTGCACCACCGGACCAGCAGCGTGCTGCTGTCCAACCTGGTCCTGGTGGCACCCGTGGCCCTACCCGCCCTCGGCAGCCCGATGATCCACCGGATCTGCGCCGGAGGTGATCCCCGGCGCGTGCTGTCCGTCGCGATGTGGCTCGGCGGTCTGGCCTGCGCCACGGCGGCCGCACTGCTGCCGGTGCTCGGCGGCGTGCTCATCCCGCTGTGCCTGGTGATCGGTTTCGTGGACACCGTCCAGCGGGTCGGCCGGCTGGTGGTGATCAACCGGTGCATGTCGCGGGAGAACCTCCGCCCGGCCGTCCCGGTGGCGTTCTCCGCGCAATTCGCGAGCGGATGTGTGGTGGCCGGCCTGATCTACGCCGGGGCCGGCTCCCGCATCTCGCCGCAGCTGGCGCTGGGCGTCTCCGGCACCGGATTCGTCCTCGCCGCGCTGACCGCGCACCTGATCGGCGCCCCGCGTGACGCGGGGCGCGCCGCCGGCGGCCACACCGGAGGCTACCGGGAGCTGCTGGTGGCCGAGTTCCGCGCGCTGGCCGCCAACGGCCGGCTGCGGCACGCCTTCGTCTCGTTCGTCGTCCTGACCATCCTGTTCCAGGGTTACTACAACCTCACCCGGGTGGCCCTGCCGCTGACCACTTTCGGCGGCTCGACCGCCATCACCGGCGCGGTGCAGTTCCTCTCCAGCTTCGCGGCGCTGGTCGCCGCCGTCGCCTTCCTCGCGGCGGGCCGGCGGATCGTGCTGGGCAACGGGTTCACCTGCTGCCTCGCGGCGGTGTTGATGGTCGGGGTCGCGGTGACCGGCCACCCACCGCTGTTCCTCGGGCTCTACTTCCTGTTCATGTTCACCTTCGAACTGGTCTTCATGCAGCGGCAGGCGGCCATCGTCGAAGCGGCGGACGCCTCGACCGTCGCGCTCGTCTCAACCTCGCAGATCGCCCTGATCTATCTGGGCATGACCGTCGTCGTCGTCCTGGGCAGCTATTTCACCGCGACCGTCGCGGTACGCTCCGCAGCCGTCGCGTTCTGCCTGAGCGTCGTCGGGTTCTGGGCGCTGTACGCCGCTCCCCGGGATCGACGACTGCGATCCCGTGACCACCTCGACCCTGATCGGCAGGTGACCCGATGA
- a CDS encoding CDP-alcohol phosphatidyltransferase family protein, with protein sequence MSTAPRTSPVVFGEYLDAANVVTLANGAVGGLALWLALAGRAGACLGLLFLAVVLDHVDGYVARRFLEPGTARRAFGARADSLADLLNFGAVPTAVISLTASSAQPVAALVGATFVVLGIVRLAHFDITAEPDPHLSTGLPTTYAGFLVGCLSALTVTGLVATGPYLVLCAVVAVAQIARLRLRMPGTGRCLGLVTGAAVVTTLVAVVLGDAGALVR encoded by the coding sequence ATGAGCACCGCACCACGGACGTCCCCGGTCGTCTTCGGCGAGTACCTGGACGCCGCCAACGTGGTCACCCTCGCCAACGGGGCGGTCGGCGGACTGGCCCTGTGGCTGGCCCTGGCCGGACGGGCCGGGGCGTGCCTCGGGCTGTTGTTCCTCGCCGTCGTGCTGGACCACGTGGACGGGTACGTGGCCCGGCGGTTCCTCGAACCGGGCACCGCCCGACGGGCGTTCGGCGCCCGCGCCGACAGCCTCGCCGACCTGCTCAACTTCGGTGCGGTGCCGACCGCGGTGATCTCGCTGACCGCTTCGTCGGCGCAGCCCGTCGCGGCGCTCGTGGGCGCGACGTTCGTGGTGCTCGGCATCGTACGGCTGGCCCATTTCGACATCACCGCGGAACCGGACCCGCACCTCTCCACGGGGCTACCCACGACGTACGCCGGATTCCTGGTCGGCTGCCTGTCGGCGCTCACCGTGACCGGACTCGTCGCCACCGGGCCCTACCTCGTTCTCTGCGCCGTCGTGGCCGTCGCTCAGATCGCCCGGCTACGACTGCGCATGCCCGGCACCGGACGGTGCCTGGGCCTCGTCACCGGCGCCGCGGTGGTGACCACGCTGGTCGCTGTCGTCCTGGGCGACGCCGGTGCCCTCGTGCGCTGA
- a CDS encoding ATP-grasp domain-containing protein, which translates to MIVFIDSTVMGLQALRTAEQLGHDVVFIRQRSPSFASLAGSTERELRERAGFAGRYVEVAALDTGEVRSVITGLAREAPIDAILTTSEAALLTVAREAEHFGTRYPRHDRLRDAVYKDRMRRVLRERGIRSTAYRAIGDPGRYSRDTPSAVRPPFVVKPVRGFGKQYSAVCRTWEDFDRFVATVDEARRCDPVDLGRLVSTDYLVEEYVDGSLHSAEVLVTDGRVRMFATTNRHRADYYDLLEIAAAMPSTMPGPARAAAQAYVQEVFEALGLDVGVYHVELIVGRDGPVIVEINARMMGSVSPQMFQLLTGTDPFELMIKAHLGQPVDTDTTFGSAALTLAVAARHGGVVAPHFARHDLDALLTAFDVPLDTLKVWAGQTARRYEGNLSIFGHVIIPARTSAEASLRGLEFLARVEELVGLEIAKYDPRGVADVGPSALLAAEG; encoded by the coding sequence ATGATCGTTTTTATCGACAGCACAGTGATGGGCCTGCAGGCGCTGCGGACCGCGGAGCAACTGGGGCATGACGTAGTCTTCATCCGGCAGCGGTCGCCGTCGTTCGCCTCGCTCGCCGGTTCGACCGAGCGGGAGCTCCGTGAGCGAGCCGGTTTCGCCGGCCGGTACGTGGAGGTGGCGGCCCTGGACACCGGCGAGGTCCGGTCGGTGATCACCGGGCTGGCCCGCGAGGCGCCGATCGACGCCATCCTGACGACCTCCGAGGCGGCACTGCTCACCGTCGCCCGCGAGGCCGAGCACTTCGGAACCCGGTATCCGCGTCACGACCGGCTGCGCGACGCCGTCTACAAGGACCGGATGCGCCGGGTCCTGCGGGAGCGGGGAATCCGGTCGACGGCCTACCGCGCCATCGGTGACCCGGGCCGGTATTCGCGCGACACCCCGTCCGCCGTGCGGCCGCCGTTCGTCGTGAAGCCGGTCCGCGGATTCGGCAAGCAGTACTCAGCGGTCTGCCGGACCTGGGAGGACTTCGACCGGTTCGTGGCGACGGTGGACGAGGCGCGGCGGTGCGATCCGGTGGACCTGGGCCGGCTGGTCAGCACCGACTACCTGGTCGAGGAGTACGTGGACGGCAGCCTGCACTCGGCCGAGGTGCTGGTCACCGACGGCCGGGTACGGATGTTCGCGACCACCAACCGCCATCGGGCCGACTACTACGACCTGCTGGAGATCGCGGCAGCGATGCCCTCGACGATGCCCGGGCCGGCACGGGCGGCGGCGCAGGCGTACGTCCAGGAGGTCTTCGAAGCGCTCGGCCTGGACGTCGGGGTCTACCACGTCGAACTCATCGTCGGCCGCGACGGACCGGTCATCGTGGAGATCAACGCCAGGATGATGGGCAGCGTCTCGCCGCAGATGTTCCAGCTGCTGACCGGCACCGACCCGTTCGAACTGATGATCAAGGCGCATCTCGGCCAGCCGGTGGACACCGACACGACCTTCGGCTCGGCGGCGCTGACCCTGGCCGTCGCCGCCCGGCACGGCGGGGTGGTGGCACCGCACTTCGCCCGCCACGACCTCGACGCGCTGCTGACCGCGTTCGACGTACCGCTGGACACCCTGAAGGTGTGGGCCGGTCAGACGGCCCGCAGGTACGAGGGGAACCTGAGCATCTTCGGCCACGTGATCATCCCGGCCCGCACTTCGGCGGAGGCCTCCCTGCGCGGACTGGAGTTCCTGGCCCGGGTCGAGGAGCTGGTGGGCCTGGAGATCGCCAAGTACGACCCCCGCGGAGTCGCGGACGTCGGGCCGAGCGCCCTGCTGGCCGCCGAGGGATGA
- a CDS encoding phytanoyl-CoA dioxygenase family protein: protein MREVGPDTDVVRDGYVLADPLDTAVRTDLTAALDRLLAKGERILRTAADEGTSLETYYRTHGPELICVPEAGSATSVCRIEYLAGADQTFRALVDRHLLPAVEAATGEPYVLFKDKCNLKYPGGGAFTPHQDFPAYEAFGPAYHVTAMVALDRADQENGCLQVATNHRRVAREHGSVVEREVAGRPLFRAVQEGDAADGSIVPEAVRVFDWHPLEVAAGDIVLFDSFIPHRSFENRSSRARRALFMTFNRRSDGDHYEEYYTRKRAAYADPAFHVATPTNRGHTPT from the coding sequence ATGCGAGAGGTTGGACCGGACACCGATGTGGTGCGCGACGGCTACGTCCTCGCCGATCCTCTGGACACCGCCGTCCGCACCGACCTGACCGCGGCCCTGGACCGCTTGCTGGCGAAGGGCGAGCGGATCCTGCGGACCGCGGCGGACGAGGGGACGAGCCTCGAAACCTATTACCGTACGCACGGCCCGGAGCTGATCTGTGTCCCGGAAGCCGGCTCGGCCACCTCGGTCTGCCGGATCGAATACCTCGCGGGCGCCGATCAGACCTTCCGCGCCCTGGTCGACAGGCACCTGCTGCCGGCCGTCGAGGCGGCGACCGGCGAGCCGTACGTCCTGTTCAAGGACAAGTGCAACCTGAAGTATCCGGGCGGCGGCGCGTTCACGCCGCACCAGGACTTCCCGGCGTACGAGGCGTTCGGTCCGGCGTACCACGTGACGGCGATGGTGGCGCTCGACCGCGCGGACCAGGAGAACGGCTGCCTGCAGGTCGCCACCAACCACCGGCGCGTCGCCCGGGAGCACGGCTCCGTGGTGGAACGCGAGGTGGCGGGCCGGCCGCTGTTCCGGGCCGTCCAGGAGGGCGATGCCGCGGACGGAAGCATCGTGCCCGAGGCGGTACGCGTGTTCGACTGGCATCCGCTGGAGGTGGCCGCCGGCGACATCGTGCTCTTCGACTCGTTCATCCCGCACCGCTCGTTCGAGAACAGGTCGTCCCGGGCCCGCCGCGCGCTGTTCATGACCTTCAACCGCCGCTCGGACGGCGACCACTACGAGGAGTACTACACCCGCAAGCGCGCCGCGTACGCCGATCCCGCCTTCCACGTGGCCACGCCGACGAACCGAGGCCACACCCCGACCTGA
- a CDS encoding GTP pyrophosphokinase translates to MTTEHPRMGELGAGDRQVARMQPAGGPFGTLGFAHHPEPEVLHGAMAELNKFLMVYKFGLAEIETKIKILAEELAHRGRGNPIEHVTPRLKSLGSITAKARRLNCPLTVDDLRTRIRDIAGIRIVCGFVPDVYTVARMLTRQPDVHLVETKDYIARPKTNGYRSLHLIVEIPVFLSDQVVAVPVEVQLRTVAMDFWASLEHKIYYKHDADVPAALRAELAAAAEDAARLDERMQRLHHEIHG, encoded by the coding sequence GTGACCACCGAGCATCCCCGCATGGGAGAACTCGGCGCGGGGGACCGGCAAGTCGCCCGGATGCAGCCGGCCGGCGGCCCGTTCGGCACGTTGGGTTTCGCCCACCACCCGGAGCCCGAGGTGCTGCACGGGGCGATGGCCGAGCTGAACAAGTTCCTGATGGTGTACAAATTCGGACTCGCCGAGATCGAGACGAAGATCAAGATCCTGGCCGAGGAGCTCGCGCACCGCGGCCGCGGCAACCCGATCGAGCACGTCACGCCCCGCCTCAAGTCACTCGGCAGCATCACCGCGAAAGCCCGCCGGCTGAACTGTCCGCTCACCGTCGACGACCTGCGCACCCGGATCCGCGACATCGCCGGCATCCGGATCGTCTGCGGCTTCGTCCCGGACGTCTACACGGTCGCCCGGATGCTCACCCGCCAGCCCGACGTGCACCTGGTCGAGACCAAGGACTACATCGCCCGGCCGAAGACCAACGGTTATCGCAGCCTGCACCTGATCGTCGAGATCCCGGTCTTCCTCTCCGACCAGGTGGTGGCCGTCCCCGTCGAGGTCCAGCTGCGCACGGTGGCCATGGACTTCTGGGCCAGCCTGGAACACAAGATCTACTACAAGCACGACGCCGACGTCCCGGCCGCCCTGCGCGCCGAACTGGCCGCCGCCGCCGAGGACGCCGCCCGCCTCGACGAGCGCATGCAGCGCCTGCACCACGAGATCCATGGGTGA